Genomic window (Deinococcus detaillensis):
CTGGCAGCACGCGCCGCTACAGTAAAGGGCGCGGATCCGCAGGATCACCTGCGCCGCTGGACCCCGGCAGGCCCGGTTCGGCGCTTACCGTTAGGTACGCTTCAGGACCGGATCATGGTTATTGGCTGGTGGACTACGTTACTCTACCCCCGCCAGAAGCGCCGGGGCGTGTGCGTGCCGCGTGCTTACGCGAGCTACCGCAGCCTGCGCCGCAGCGGCCACCCGGTCCGTTTCGTGAGCGGGGTGGCCACCGGTCCAGGCGGTGTGCATGGCCACGCCTGGATCGAGGACGACCGGGGCCAGATCGAGTGCTACAACGAACCCGAGAACCGTAACCGCTTCCGCGAACTGTTCAGTTTTCCGGCATCGGAATAGGCGATAGCAGTTCGCCGGCCGTGGAAACCACCTCCTTACGGCTCAGCGAGCACGGCGCAAGGAGCGGCAGAAGCCGAGCAATGCCGCGCTGAACCTGTTCGCGGGCTGTGGTGGTGAGAGGCACACCCGTTGTTTCCCAGAGAGCACGCACCCTCTCAGGGGCGCTGAGTTCTTCCCGCCGTACGGATAGCAGCAAGAGCTGAATCAACTGTGTGCGGTGCGGCGCACCGATCTGGATGGGCATTCGCAGCTTGCCGTGCGCATCTCGGTCCCAGGCCCCCGCGCTGGACAGGAGATCAGGCGCGAACTGTTTCAGACTGTCGTCGTAGACCCGCAGGTGGGTGTCGAGGCCTCTGATCTCGCCGCTCGCTGCGTGCCAGAAGGCGCGGTCTTCAGCGATCACCTGTCTTCCGGCGGTGTACAGACGCAACGCCGCCGTACTCTTGCCCGCCCCGCTCACTCCGGTGAGAGCCACTGCCCGCTGCCCAGCGGCAATTACTGACGCATGTAGGGGCAGCCAGCCTCCAGCCCGGTGAAGCTCGGTAAAAATGAGCGCCCACGCTTCGGTCGGCGCACCTTCCGGCACGCAGCACACCTCTGCACCCAGCTGTCCAGATCGTACCCAGAGTTGCTCGCCGAGCCAGAGCTCATCACCTAG
Coding sequences:
- a CDS encoding phosphoenolpyruvate carboxykinase (ATP), translated to MDAELREFWQTKVGSPRREIFLNLGTLPAAPKNAPSRLLLLIGRQIEVRVLGDELWLGEQLWVRSGQLGAEVCCVPEGAPTEAWALIFTELHRAGGWLPLHASVIAAGQRAVALTGVSGAGKSTAALRLYTAGRQVIAEDRAFWHAASGEIRGLDTHLRVYDDSLKQFAPDLLSSAGAWDRDAHGKLRMPIQIGAPHRTQLIQLLLLSVRREELSAPERVRALWETTGVPLTTTAREQVQRGIARLLPLLAPCSLSRKEVVSTAGELLSPIPMPEN